A genomic window from Vitis riparia cultivar Riparia Gloire de Montpellier isolate 1030 chromosome 16, EGFV_Vit.rip_1.0, whole genome shotgun sequence includes:
- the LOC117933123 gene encoding receptor-like protein 7 isoform X1, whose product MWKSHGEGEGSDCCSWDGVECDRETGHVIGLHLASSCLYGSINSSNTLFSLVHLRRLDLSDNHFNYSEIPFGVGQLLRLRSLNLSDSVFAGQIPSELLALSNLVFLDLSANPMLQLQKPSLRNLVQNLAHLKKLRLSEVNISSTIPHELANLSSLTTLFLRECGLHGEFPMTIFQLPSLKFLSVRHNPDLIGYLPEFQETSPLKVLYLSGTSFSGELPTSIGRLGSLTELAISSCNFTGLVPSPLGHLPQLSYLDLSSNSFSGQIPSSMANLTQLTFLDLSLNNFSVGTLAWLGEQTKLTALYLNQINLTGEIPFSLVNMSQLTTLTLVDNQLSGQIPSWLMNLTQLTRLNLGANNLEGGIPSSLFELVNLQYLSVVENSLNGTVELNMLLKLKNLTSFQLSNNRLSLLGYTKTNVTLPKFKLLGLDSCNLTEFPDFLRNQDELELLSLANNKIHGLIPKWIWNISQENLGALDLSGNLLTGFDQHPVVLPWSRLSLLDLDSNMLQGPLPIPPPSTIEYYSVSRNNLTGEISPLICNMSSLILLDLSSNNLSGRIPQCLANLSKSLFVLNLGSNSLDGPIPQTCRVTNNLRVIDLGENQFQGQIPRSFANCMMLEHLVLGNNQIDDIFPFWLGALPQLQVLILRSNRFHGAIGSWHSNFRFPKLRIVDLSDNKFIGDLSSEYFQNWDAMKLTDIANELRYMQVSPKFQILGYRWTARYMYSMTMTNRGMQRFYERIPNIFIAIDFSGNNFNGQIPTSIGNLKGLHLLNLGGNNLTGHIPSSLGDLTQLESLDLSQNQLSGEIPLQLTRITFLAMFNVSHNHLTGPIPQGNQFTTFPNVSFDGNPGLCGSPLSRACGSSKASPPTSSSSKQGSTGEYDWKFLLMGYGSGLVIGVSIGYCLTSWKHEWFVKTFGKRQRKWTRKERRGNKG is encoded by the coding sequence ATGTGGAAATCCCatggagaaggagaaggaagtGATTGCTGCTCTTGGGATGGTGTTGAGTGTGACAGGGAGACTGGCCACGTGATCGGCCTTCACCTTGCCAGCAGTTGTCTCTATGGTTCTATCAACTCCAGCAACACCCTCTTCAGTCTTGTTCATCTCCGGAGGCTTGACCTCTCTGATAATCATTTCAATTACTCTGAGATCCCATTTGGTGTTGGTCAGCTTTTAAGGCTTAGAAGTCTCAATCTCTCTGATTCTGTATTCGCCGGCCAAATCCCATCGGAACTCTTAGCACTGTCCAACTTGGTTTTCCTTGATCTCTCGGCAAACCCAATGTTGCAGCTTCAAAAGCCTAGCTTGAGAAATCTGGTTCAGAACTTAGCCCACTTAAAGAAACTTCGTCTAAGCGAGGTGAACATTTCTTCAACAATACCTCATGAGTTGGCAAATTTATCTTCATTGACAACTCTCTTTCTCAGAGAATGTGGATTGCATGGTGAATTCCCAATGACCATTTTTCAGCTACCAAGCCTAAAGTTTCTTAGTGTGAGGCACAATCCAGATCTGATTGGTTATTTGCCTGAATTTCAGGAAACCAGTCCGTTAAAAGTGTTGTATCTTAGTGGTACAAGTTTTTCTGGTGAGTTACCAACTTCAATTGGGAGGCTTggttctttgactgagttggcCATCAGCTCATGCAATTTCACTGGGTTGGTCCCATCTCCACTTGGTCACCTTCCCCAGTTATCCTATTTAGACCTTTCAAGTAACTCTTTTAGTGGCCAAATTCCTTCTTCCATGGCAAATCTTACCCAACTCACTTTTTTAGACCTTTCTTTGAATAATTTCAGTGTTGGGACCCTTGCTTGGCTTGGTGAGCAAACAAAACTCACTGCTTTGTATCTCAACCAAATAAATTTAACTGGAGAAATCCCATTCTCTCTTGTAAATATGAGTCAACTAACTACTTTGACTCTTGTAGATAATCAATTGAGTGGTCAGATCCCATCTTGGCTCATGAACCTCACCCAATTAACTAGATTAAATCTCGGGGCAAACAATTTAGAAGGTGGAATCCCAAGTTCATTATTTGAACTTGTAAATCTTCAATATCTTTCTGTAGTAGAAAATTCCTTGAATGGGACAGTGGAACTTAACATGTTACTTAAGCTCAAAAACCTCACCAGTTTCCAATTATCAAACAATAGGTTATCATTGCTCGGTTACACCAAAACCAATGTTACTCTTCCtaaatttaagcttttaggattGGATTCATGCAACTTAACTGAGTTTCCTGATTTCCTGCGGAACCAAGATGAATTGGAGCTGCTCTCCCTTGCCAATAATAAAATTCATGGTCTAATTCCAAAGTGGATTTGGAACATAAGCCAAGAAAACCTAGGGGCTCTTGACCTTTCTGGAAACCTTTTAACCGGCTTTGACCAACATCCAGTTGTGCTTCCATGGTCTAGGTTAAGCTTGTTAGACCTTGATTCTAACATGTTGCAAGGACCACTTCCAATTCCACCACCATCAACCATTGAATATTATTCAGTCTCTAGAAATAATCTGACCGGAGAAATTTCGCCACTTATTTGCAACATGAGTTCTCTTATATTACTTGATTTGTCTAGTAACAATTTGAGTGGTAGGATTCCCCAATGTCTGGCCAACTTGAGCAAATCTCTGTTCGTACTGAATCTGGGAAGCAACAGCCTTGATGGCCCCATTCCTCAAACATGCAGAGTGACAAACAATTTGAGGGTGATTGATTTAGGTGAAAATCAATTCCAAGGCCAAATACCAAGATCATTTGCCAATTGCATGATGCTCGAGCACCTTGTTCTCGGAAACAATCAAATTGAtgatattttccctttttggctTGGAGCCCTCCCACAGCTACAAGTTCTTATTTTGAGATCCAACAGATTCCATGGTGCAATAGGGAGCTGGCACTCCAATTTCAGGTTTCCCAAGTTGCGCATCGTCGATCTCTCTGACAATAAGTTTATAGGTGATTTGTCATCAGAGTATTTCCAAAATTGGGATGCCATGAAACTTACAGATATTGCAAACGAACTTAGGTACATGCAGGTAAGCCCAAAGTTTCAAATCCTTGGGTATAGATGGACTGCCCGTTACATGTACTCAATGACAATGACAAATAGAGGTATGCAGAGGTTTTATGAGAGGATCCCTAATATTTTCATAGCAATTGATTTCTCAGGCAACAATTTCAATGGACAAATTCCAACCTCCATTGGGAACCTCAAGGGGCTTCATTTGCTGAACCTTGGTGGCAACAATCTTACTGGCCATATCCCATCCTCCCTGGGGGACCTAACACAGCTGGAGTCGTTGGATCTTTCCCAGAACCAGCTCTCAGGAGAGATCCCTTTGCAACTAACAAGGATAACATTCCTTGCAATGTTCAATGTGTCTCATAATCATCTGACAGGGCCTATACCACAAGGAAATCAATTTACAACATTTCCAAATGTTTCCTTTGATGGGAACCCAGGATTGTGTGGAAGTCCTTTGTCAAGGGCATGTGGAAGTTCTAAGGCATCACCACCAACATCTTCATCCTCTAAACAAGGTTCAACTGGTGAATATGATTGGAAATTTCTATTAATGGGATATGGAAGTGGGCTAGTAATCGGAGTTTCAATTGGGTACTGCTTGACCTCATGGAAACATGAGTGGTTCGTGAAAACCTTTGGAAAGCGGCAAAGAAAATGgacaaggaaagaaagaaggGGGAACAAAGGCTAA
- the LOC117933123 gene encoding receptor-like protein 6 isoform X2 produces MGSTLCLFMFMRFLLLLSSFYPMVANSSSFMQQPLCHDSESSALLQFKQSFLIDGHASGDPSAYPKVAMWKSHGEGEGSDCCSWDGVECDRETGHVIGLHLASSCLYGSINSSNTLFSLVHLRRLDLSDNHFNYSEIPFGVGQLLRLRSLNLSDSVFAGQIPSELLALSNLVFLDLSANPMLQLQKPSLRNLVQNLAHLKKLRLSEVNISSTIPHELANLSSLTTLFLRECGLHGEFPMTIFQLPSLKFLSVRHNPDLIGYLPEFQETSPLKVLYLSGTSFSGELPTSIGRLGSLTELAISSCNFTGLVPSPLGHLPQLSYLDLSSNSFSGQIPSSMANLTQLTFLDLSLNNFSVGTLAWLGEQTKLTALYLNQINLTGEIPFSLVNMSQLTTLTLVDNQLSGQIPSWLMNLTQLTRLNLGANNLEGGIPSSLFELVNLQYLSVVENSLNGTVELNMLLKLKNLTSFQLSNNRLSLLGYTKTNVTLPKFKLLGLDSCNLTEFPDFLRNQDELELLSLANNKIHGLIPKWIWNISQENLGALDLSGNLLTGFDQHPVVLPWSRLSLLDLDSNMLQGPLPIPPPSTIEYYSVSRNNLTGEISPLICNMSSLILLDLSSNNLSGRIPQCLANLSKSLFVLNLGSNSLDGPIPQTCRVTNNLRVIDLGENQFQGQIPRSFANCMMLEHLVLGNNQIDDIFPFWLGALPQLQVLILRSNRFHGAIGSWHSNFRFPKLRIVDLSDNKFIGDLSSEYFQNWDAMKLTDIANELRYMQATISMDKFQPPLGTSRGFIC; encoded by the exons ATGGGCTCAACTTTGTGTCTCTTCATGTTCATGCGCTTTCTCCTTTTACTCTCATCTTTTTATCCAATGGTGGCTAACTCTTCCTCTTTTATGCAGCAGCCACTGTGCCATGATAGTGAGAGCTCTGCCTTGCTTCAGTTCAAGCAAAGCTTTTTGATTGATGGGCATGCCTCTGGTGATCCTTCTGCTTATCCAAAAGTTGCAATGTGGAAATCCCatggagaaggagaaggaagtGATTGCTGCTCTTGGGATGGTGTTGAGTGTGACAGGGAGACTGGCCACGTGATCGGCCTTCACCTTGCCAGCAGTTGTCTCTATGGTTCTATCAACTCCAGCAACACCCTCTTCAGTCTTGTTCATCTCCGGAGGCTTGACCTCTCTGATAATCATTTCAATTACTCTGAGATCCCATTTGGTGTTGGTCAGCTTTTAAGGCTTAGAAGTCTCAATCTCTCTGATTCTGTATTCGCCGGCCAAATCCCATCGGAACTCTTAGCACTGTCCAACTTGGTTTTCCTTGATCTCTCGGCAAACCCAATGTTGCAGCTTCAAAAGCCTAGCTTGAGAAATCTGGTTCAGAACTTAGCCCACTTAAAGAAACTTCGTCTAAGCGAGGTGAACATTTCTTCAACAATACCTCATGAGTTGGCAAATTTATCTTCATTGACAACTCTCTTTCTCAGAGAATGTGGATTGCATGGTGAATTCCCAATGACCATTTTTCAGCTACCAAGCCTAAAGTTTCTTAGTGTGAGGCACAATCCAGATCTGATTGGTTATTTGCCTGAATTTCAGGAAACCAGTCCGTTAAAAGTGTTGTATCTTAGTGGTACAAGTTTTTCTGGTGAGTTACCAACTTCAATTGGGAGGCTTggttctttgactgagttggcCATCAGCTCATGCAATTTCACTGGGTTGGTCCCATCTCCACTTGGTCACCTTCCCCAGTTATCCTATTTAGACCTTTCAAGTAACTCTTTTAGTGGCCAAATTCCTTCTTCCATGGCAAATCTTACCCAACTCACTTTTTTAGACCTTTCTTTGAATAATTTCAGTGTTGGGACCCTTGCTTGGCTTGGTGAGCAAACAAAACTCACTGCTTTGTATCTCAACCAAATAAATTTAACTGGAGAAATCCCATTCTCTCTTGTAAATATGAGTCAACTAACTACTTTGACTCTTGTAGATAATCAATTGAGTGGTCAGATCCCATCTTGGCTCATGAACCTCACCCAATTAACTAGATTAAATCTCGGGGCAAACAATTTAGAAGGTGGAATCCCAAGTTCATTATTTGAACTTGTAAATCTTCAATATCTTTCTGTAGTAGAAAATTCCTTGAATGGGACAGTGGAACTTAACATGTTACTTAAGCTCAAAAACCTCACCAGTTTCCAATTATCAAACAATAGGTTATCATTGCTCGGTTACACCAAAACCAATGTTACTCTTCCtaaatttaagcttttaggattGGATTCATGCAACTTAACTGAGTTTCCTGATTTCCTGCGGAACCAAGATGAATTGGAGCTGCTCTCCCTTGCCAATAATAAAATTCATGGTCTAATTCCAAAGTGGATTTGGAACATAAGCCAAGAAAACCTAGGGGCTCTTGACCTTTCTGGAAACCTTTTAACCGGCTTTGACCAACATCCAGTTGTGCTTCCATGGTCTAGGTTAAGCTTGTTAGACCTTGATTCTAACATGTTGCAAGGACCACTTCCAATTCCACCACCATCAACCATTGAATATTATTCAGTCTCTAGAAATAATCTGACCGGAGAAATTTCGCCACTTATTTGCAACATGAGTTCTCTTATATTACTTGATTTGTCTAGTAACAATTTGAGTGGTAGGATTCCCCAATGTCTGGCCAACTTGAGCAAATCTCTGTTCGTACTGAATCTGGGAAGCAACAGCCTTGATGGCCCCATTCCTCAAACATGCAGAGTGACAAACAATTTGAGGGTGATTGATTTAGGTGAAAATCAATTCCAAGGCCAAATACCAAGATCATTTGCCAATTGCATGATGCTCGAGCACCTTGTTCTCGGAAACAATCAAATTGAtgatattttccctttttggctTGGAGCCCTCCCACAGCTACAAGTTCTTATTTTGAGATCCAACAGATTCCATGGTGCAATAGGGAGCTGGCACTCCAATTTCAGGTTTCCCAAGTTGCGCATCGTCGATCTCTCTGACAATAAGTTTATAGGTGATTTGTCATCAGAGTATTTCCAAAATTGGGATGCCATGAAACTTACAGATATTGCAAACGAACTTAGGTACATGCAG GCAACAATTTCAATGGACAAATTCCAACCTCCATTGGGAACCTCAAGGGGCTTCATTTGCTGA